One window of Cohnella hashimotonis genomic DNA carries:
- a CDS encoding carbohydrate ABC transporter permease, translating into MGRTGETKKSRLKVQAWCWLFLTPTLLLFLAFQAWPIVAGVYYAMLDWSGLTSDATFVGADNFVNVANDYYFWNAFKNSFKFMLGVVPLHLIVPLILAVILNRPGLRGASFYRTLIFLPVVTTTSIVGIIMVFIWGSDGAVNGALRGIGLLDEPIDWLGDPSWSMFTVVIVSVWKNLGINMVYWLAGLQSIPKELYEAAEMDGARGSKLFFRITVPLLLPIGAVILLLNVVNSLKAFDLIKTMTNGGPFFATDVVSTYIYRYAFSSEMGLPQLGYAAAAGIFFAVTICVLAVAQNVITKRIKGRSSL; encoded by the coding sequence ATGGGACGGACCGGAGAGACCAAGAAGTCGCGCCTGAAGGTTCAAGCCTGGTGCTGGCTGTTTCTAACGCCCACGCTGCTGTTATTCCTGGCTTTTCAAGCCTGGCCGATCGTGGCCGGCGTGTATTACGCCATGCTGGACTGGTCGGGTCTGACGTCGGACGCGACTTTCGTGGGAGCGGACAACTTCGTTAACGTGGCGAACGATTATTACTTCTGGAACGCGTTCAAGAACAGCTTCAAGTTCATGCTCGGCGTCGTGCCGCTTCACCTGATCGTCCCGCTTATTCTGGCCGTCATCTTGAACCGTCCGGGGCTTCGGGGCGCGAGCTTCTATCGCACCTTGATCTTTCTGCCCGTCGTCACGACGACGTCGATCGTCGGGATCATCATGGTGTTCATCTGGGGCAGCGACGGCGCGGTGAACGGCGCGCTGCGCGGCATCGGCCTGCTCGACGAGCCGATCGACTGGCTCGGCGATCCGAGCTGGTCGATGTTCACGGTCGTCATCGTGTCGGTATGGAAAAACCTCGGCATCAACATGGTGTACTGGCTGGCCGGGCTGCAGAGCATCCCGAAGGAGCTCTACGAGGCGGCGGAGATGGACGGCGCGCGCGGCTCCAAGTTATTTTTCCGCATCACCGTGCCGCTGCTTCTGCCCATCGGGGCGGTCATCCTGCTGCTGAACGTCGTCAACTCGCTCAAGGCGTTCGACCTGATCAAGACGATGACGAACGGCGGGCCGTTTTTCGCCACCGACGTCGTGTCGACTTACATTTACCGCTATGCGTTCTCCAGCGAGATGGGGCTGCCGCAGCTCGGATACGCCGCCGCCGCGGGCATCTTCTTCGCCGTCACCATCTGCGTGCTGGCCGTCGCGCAAAACGTGATCACCAAGCGGATAAAGGGGCGTTCCTCGCTATGA
- a CDS encoding sulfatase has product MRILYLDLDSLRPDHLGCYGYHRDTSPNIDALAREGVRFTNYYCSDAPCLPSRSALMSGRFGIHNGIVGHGGTAADMRRDGPGREFNDRLAMESLPAVLRQAAMKTASISTFSERHSAWTFNAGFNEVFNVGAKGQESAEQVLPVALKWLEDNGAEDDWFLHLNFWDPHTPYRAPAHYGSPFAGDPLPDWLTEDVFVRHLAKKGQHSIDDMNALAKSHYYRHPRHGKPIEKREDLREILDNYDAAIRYMDEHVGRVLAKLDSLGVLKDTAILISADHGENMGELGIYSEHGTADQATCRIPMIVRWPGGTRGAVNEGLHYHLDLGPTLAGLLGIPGAPSWDGESYADAVLQGDSPGREFLVVSQCAHVCQRSVRFGNWLYIRTYHDGHHGFPREMLFDLKNDPFEQHDLAGERRDICKEAVYLLNEWHDGMMASMPHDTDPLWTVMREGGPYHAKDYAR; this is encoded by the coding sequence ATGAGAATTTTGTATCTCGATCTGGACTCTCTTCGTCCCGATCACTTAGGCTGCTACGGCTATCATCGTGACACGTCGCCGAACATAGACGCGCTGGCCCGGGAAGGCGTGCGCTTCACGAATTACTACTGCTCGGACGCGCCGTGCCTGCCGTCGCGCTCGGCTCTGATGTCCGGCCGGTTCGGCATCCACAACGGCATCGTCGGACACGGCGGCACCGCTGCGGACATGCGGCGCGACGGTCCGGGCCGAGAATTCAACGACCGGCTGGCCATGGAGAGCCTTCCTGCCGTGCTGCGTCAGGCGGCTATGAAGACGGCGTCCATCAGCACGTTCTCCGAGCGGCACTCGGCGTGGACGTTCAACGCCGGCTTCAACGAAGTTTTTAACGTAGGCGCCAAGGGTCAGGAGTCGGCCGAGCAGGTGCTGCCGGTCGCGCTCAAGTGGCTGGAGGACAACGGGGCGGAGGACGACTGGTTCCTGCACCTGAACTTCTGGGATCCGCATACGCCGTATCGCGCGCCGGCGCACTACGGCAGCCCGTTCGCGGGCGATCCGTTGCCCGACTGGCTGACCGAGGACGTATTCGTGCGCCATCTGGCGAAGAAGGGCCAGCATAGCATCGACGATATGAACGCGCTCGCCAAGTCGCACTACTACCGGCATCCGCGGCACGGCAAGCCGATCGAGAAGCGGGAAGACCTGCGGGAGATCCTCGACAACTACGACGCCGCGATCCGCTACATGGACGAGCACGTCGGCAGGGTGCTGGCGAAGCTCGACAGCCTCGGCGTGCTGAAGGATACGGCTATTCTGATCAGCGCGGATCACGGGGAAAACATGGGCGAGCTCGGCATCTACTCCGAGCACGGGACCGCGGACCAAGCGACTTGCCGCATTCCGATGATCGTCCGCTGGCCGGGCGGCACGCGGGGCGCCGTCAACGAGGGGCTGCATTATCATCTGGACCTGGGACCGACGCTGGCCGGCCTCCTCGGCATCCCGGGCGCGCCGTCTTGGGACGGAGAGAGCTATGCGGACGCGGTGCTGCAGGGCGATTCCCCGGGGCGCGAGTTCCTCGTCGTCTCGCAGTGCGCGCACGTATGCCAGCGCAGCGTCCGTTTCGGGAACTGGCTGTACATCCGCACCTATCACGACGGCCATCACGGCTTCCCGCGGGAGATGCTGTTCGATCTTAAAAACGATCCGTTCGAGCAGCATGATCTTGCCGGAGAGCGCCGCGATATCTGCAAAGAGGCCGTGTATCTGCTGAACGAATGGCACGACGGCATGATGGCCTCGATGCCGCACGACACGGACCCGCTGTGGACGGTCATGCGCGAGGGCGGGCCGTATCATGCGAAGGATTATGCACGTTAA
- a CDS encoding carbohydrate ABC transporter permease — translation MRQLRKSLFHVFMVAFCFVWIYPFLWMLSAAFKTDGEFFSNGLKLIPDRFKLDNFKRAWEGANFDTYFLNSVVISASTIVLVLFATATCGYIMGRHSFRGKKIVFALLVASMFVPMEFAIIPIFDLIKNLGLMNNLFGVILAEAGGNHIIFILLFATFFREIPNELEEAAVVDGSGFFRTFAQIMLPLAKPVVGSVTIMQFIWSWNSFMLPLILTLSKPDLRPLAVGLYALQGENVVDWTGIAAGGAIAILPIVVIFLLLQRFFVDGVAGAVKG, via the coding sequence ATGAGACAGCTGAGAAAATCGCTATTTCACGTCTTCATGGTCGCGTTCTGCTTCGTCTGGATTTACCCGTTCTTGTGGATGCTGTCGGCCGCCTTCAAGACGGACGGCGAGTTTTTCTCGAATGGCCTTAAGCTGATTCCGGACCGCTTCAAGCTGGATAACTTCAAGCGCGCCTGGGAAGGGGCGAACTTCGACACCTACTTTCTGAACAGCGTCGTCATCTCCGCGAGCACGATCGTTCTGGTTCTCTTCGCGACGGCGACCTGCGGCTACATCATGGGCAGGCATTCGTTCCGCGGCAAAAAGATCGTGTTCGCGCTTCTCGTGGCCAGCATGTTCGTGCCGATGGAGTTCGCGATCATTCCGATCTTCGATCTGATTAAAAATCTCGGCCTTATGAACAATCTGTTCGGCGTGATCCTGGCGGAAGCGGGCGGCAATCACATCATTTTCATTCTGCTGTTCGCCACGTTCTTCCGCGAGATCCCGAACGAGCTGGAGGAAGCCGCCGTCGTGGACGGCAGCGGGTTTTTCCGGACGTTCGCGCAGATCATGCTGCCGCTGGCCAAGCCGGTCGTCGGGAGCGTGACGATCATGCAGTTCATCTGGTCGTGGAATTCGTTCATGCTGCCGCTCATCCTGACGCTCAGCAAGCCCGATCTGCGTCCGCTCGCCGTCGGTCTCTATGCGCTCCAGGGCGAGAACGTCGTAGACTGGACCGGCATCGCGGCGGGCGGCGCGATCGCGATCCTTCCAATCGTCGTCATCTTCCTGCTGCTCCAGCGCTTCTTCGTAGACGGGGTCGCCGGAGCGGTCAAAGGCTAA